In the Epinephelus fuscoguttatus linkage group LG10, E.fuscoguttatus.final_Chr_v1 genome, gaaaaaagatatatatttatatacctCATATAGTCAAATTACAGGACACACTTTGAATAACAGACAGTCTTGAGTTTCAGGAAGACATCATGTCATATTAAAACTAAACATATGATTGATGTAAGACATTAAATAATAACTgagaaacacagtaaaaacagCATAACGAATATCTTCGTTCTCCACAGGGTTCTATCTGTAAAGACGTCgcaacttcctgtttctgtatGTGGTGCTCCTGGTGTCAGATGCATCGCAAGATGAAATACCGCATGAAACAACCAGCTGTCATTGTCAACATGCAGCCTCCTCCAGTCATTTTCGCTCCTGGGGTGTATCCTGGaacccagctcctcctggttTTAGGGGCTACCCAGGGGTTGTTAATGGTTAATTCAGACTGAGCTTTGTGGTTTCTAAACACTGTTGGTTAGGTGTTGGTTAGCAGGATACAGTCCTTGTTTGGACCTTTTTTCTAAGCAGTGATATACAAAGATGTAATTATTTTAAGTGGTGTCTCCTCAGCATCAGCATGCTGGGTAGATGTCAGTCTAATAATACAACTATGTTAATCATGACAATTCTATGGTGGTTGGtaactctcttttttttctctttttaatggCCAGGGATTTATCTTATTTAGTAAAAGTGAACTACTGTcaaaatcaggagaaaattcaCAAATGAGAGCAGATGTTTCCTGAACACTACCAAAGGACGTACTTGTCCTGAACTGTTGCTGCTTTAGCTTCACATGTATGTTGAAGGAGTTatgtttaattaaaacatttactCCACAGCTTTGTGAAGGATTTTAAAACCCAAGTAGATTTGTGTAACTACGTGTaaattttaattcttttttgttgttatttgcaggaataatcacattaaaattacacacacaaaaaaactgtcccataaaattattttatttgtggaaTTTTTATGCGTTTTGTGACTTCTAAATTATTTTCATGGCAAAGGGTTTGTTTGTATAAAAACGAGACAATCTTAGCAAAGTAACTTTGCGTCATCATGTATCAGTGTGTTAACTGAGTTTCTGGTAATAAGTTAAAGCATGTCATTTGCTCCTGAGAGAAACTAGTTTGTGTCTATGTGTTGATGTGGGTGAAATAACAATCAAatgaaaattgtgaaaaataaattattattattagtattagtagtagtagtagtaagtCAGTGAGTAACACATTGCTTTGCACAAAACTGGTGTCACTCTCTCATTAGTTATAGTAAGAGGTGCCAAGATATTCACACATGTGAGCCTCATGTTACTGCAGCATCACAGGAgaacagttttgtgtttttaacgCATCAAATGTCAGAAGCTAGTTCTTGTCATCAGGAGTTAAATACTGGGAAACACCCTATAGCCACCTCTGTCCTGCCAGTTCATCACTGCTTCCTGGGAGTGGAGTTTGCTCCACAATCTTATTAgtaataagtaaaataaaatgacaactgaaatgaaaataaatgtacagatggtggataaatgaataaaattataAGTTACAGAAGCAAGTGTAAATGGTGTGAAGACAACTTACAGCAGCAGTATATGAATCACAACAGCATGCTTTGCTTTGTTCATACCTGCAGTGTGCTGTGTCGTTATTGATGCTATCACTGGAGAGAGCCAAAGTCAAAAGTTTCTCACATAGCAGCTTTAAGCAATCAAACCTTGGTTGACCTTCAGGTGTACTCTAAAACAAAATCTTGAATAACTTGACTTTTTTGCTGTCCCATCTACGCCAAAGCACAAGACTTCTAAGATTCTCTagattaagaaaataaatataacaaaggTGTCAAGGTTCCTAGCCAATACCTCTTCCAGACACAGACGTCTTTCTTGGTGATGGTGAATGATCAATGACCCAGGTATCAGATGGGTTTCTGTATTCTatacacacagtttaacattAAGTTAAAGCCTGCTTAAAGAAACTTAAGACTGACCGGCGTTAACCAGCTTGGTCGTATCACTTTTTTCAGATCACAGTATCCCGTGACAGTACAGCAACACGGCCGGATAAAAGAGTGTCTGTGCTGTGCAGGTTTTAGGGGAGTCTGGTGGTACGTCAGAGGAAGACTATGTTCAAGAGCCTCACTTGGTTTAACGAGGCAGCATCCAGCCTCTTATTATCTTTATACTATTAGGtcagtacaaaaaaaatctcacgtTCAATTCAAGATAGATAAATCCAATTTGCTCAGCTCTTTAAGTGTTCAATTTAGCATCACTCTGTTAAACTAACAGTATTCAATGTAGCATATTGACAATTCAGTATTAACTCAGCAATTAAGCATTTAAAAGCTGCACTGAAAATGATCAGCTCATCCCAAGGAGTTTCTTACCTGTAGTAGTGAGGCTGTCACAGGCAGCTTTCAGTGAAGACACTAACACCAACTTAAATTTGGTTGCAGACTAAATaatcagtttttatttaaagctTAACAATCTTATAATATGGACATTAAAATTCTATGTAAAAGAAAAGAGCTTCTAATTATGCTCAACTAGCTTGCTGGTATTCAACAAAAACATTCTCCCTCGTTACCTCTAACAAAATCAGTGAAACaagcaaaaccaaaaacaaagagCCTTGCACccttctgtgtctctcttgGAGCACAgcaaaaactccatatatggTCAAACATAAGGCACGTGCAAAACATCAGTTAGAGGCTCAGCCTATCTACTGGTATGTTAAACATGAAACCATCCTTACTACTCAGtgctccttcaaattaaagccatttttctttttaaggaaaaggacaacttGCATATTTTGAATTAAAGAACAATGAATTGTGTAACACATGTATATacagatccatccatccattttcgtaactgcttatcctcttgagggtcgcggtggggctggagcctatccctgctgacattgggtgagaggcagggtacaccctgaccctggacaagtcaccagactatcacagggctgacatacagagacagacaactattcacacctacggacaatttagagtcaccaattaacctgcatgtctttggacagtgggaggaagctggaatgCCTGGAGacaacccacactgacatggggagaacatgcaaactctccACAATAGGGCTTCTTACTGGGATCGAGCcagtaaccctcttgctgtgaggcatcAGTGcaaaccactgtaccaccatgccgccctatatacatatacataacacattaaaacaggattattGTGGAGCTTAAAATGTTATcaatgcacatcagataattagaaATATCgattgtaaataataataataataataataataataataatagcaataatggCATCACTTTCATTTACCTGTAAATGTGTGGGTGTTCTTCAGTGGAAAGTAGCCTAACACAAGATGTTGTAAGACACtaaacctgtgaaaaacagtggtttcacATCCTTAACACTGGTGCTGCGAAGGGTGAGACAGGATGCTGTGGTCAggttagagctgcagctgctaaTACAACGGTTGGTTCGAGTCAGTACTAGTCACAACAGCAGACCGCTGAACAGAGGTTCCCGAGGTTTTTTGTCAGTGAGGCTTCATAAAGCAGTGAGCCTTGACCATTTCATGCAGCTGGATCTCTCAACAAAggtaattctgttttttttatttctcttctttACCTGACCAGTAAAATAACAATTATTATGCTTTGATGATAACTGTACTTTGATTAAACACAATCAAAAGGGGAAAGTTTCCTTTTTGGGACACTTTATGTATGTTTAAATTTATTTCTTTACACCATCTTTTGAGTTAagctgtctgacacacacaagaTGCCACTTCTATTTCAAGCCATAGCAATTTTTGACAATACTAACCTCaccacaaaaacagaggcaCCCTAGGTCTTCCTAGGGTAATGAAGTTATTCTTATCGTGAGTgtactgaaattaaaaaaaaaatcaaaaaggtAACAAATGTCAGGGTATTAGGCTCGTACCTGGAGACTTCATCTTATCTTTGGGAACTACCACAGATGTAGTTTAAAGTATTTTGCCAAGTGCTTTTTTTatacgtctgtctgtctgtggacaaaATTTGTCAACGCAACAGTGTCACAACTGagcaagatgcagtcacaaactttgtgagtgtgttggtgagatcaaaatgaaggtgTAGTTTGAAGATTGATGTGGTTTGAGCATGGGGGCAGGAAGTAGATTTGTAGGAGGTAGGGACCCTTCCCCCACTTCATATCCCTGGCCCACAGAACGCTGTGTCGTGGCTGGAGTGATTCCACCAGACGATGGTCTCCactagttgtttttttataatgtaATTTAGCAGCATACTTTGTGGTATTTATCAAAATAACAGCTTTTGTGggatttcagtcattttattaGAGACACTGTAATATTTTGCAGAAAATTAGCGAAGGAATTTGTATTCTATCTGCAGTGGCAAACAACAATTTGGAGCACTCCATTCAGGTAAATGCCGCAGTTTATGGAGTTTACAGTGacattaatatattttacattCATTCTAAAGTTACtattatttataaaatgtaataGAATACTCAGTATTGTACTTGTGCTTGTACCTTAACAATTGTTTTCAATTAGGTTGCCACTTGCTATCATTTAGAAGCATAGTCTGTTTTAGGTTGTATATGCTTTTTTGCATATGATATCAGTTTGggactgttttaattttatatccAATGTTCCAGGCTTTTATTTAGTTGTGTCTTGCCAAATCAGTCTGCAAAGAATATGTTAGTAGTAgaatatgttttatatattaTCTGATCACATCCTGGGTATGAAATCAACACAGAAACTGTTGCTTGACCACCAAACACCAATGAACAGGGCACTCTGTCTCCCTCTACTGGAGGCACTGCAATTCACACACAGCTTGCCAGCTCAGGCAGTAAGTCCCAGAGTCCAATCACATCACAGTATTTTCAGACATGTGCTCCTGCTGAGGTGGAGCTAAACAATTAAGACAATATACAGAATTTAAGcttagggcggcacggtggtatggtggttagcactctcgcctcacagcaagagggttgccggctcgatcccgggcgtgggagcccctctgtgcggaatttgtatgttctccccgtgtcagtgtgggttctctccgggcactccagcctccatgcagattggggactaggttaattggtaactctaaaatTGTCCATAGGTTGGTTGgtctagggtgtaccctgcctcttgcctgatgtcagctgggataggctccagcccccacgtgaccctcaagaggatgaagcggttagaagatgaatgaatgaatgaatttaagcTGATGCTCCAAGATATGAGCTTCCTACCTTGACTTTCTGACTTTTTGCTGTGTTCTGATTTCTGTGTTAACAGGTTCATTGTTGGCTGCCTGTGGCTGAAGTCTAACATCCAATGGAAACAAGACCTTTGATAGAGTGGAACACTGGTCTCTTCGACTGCTTTGAGGATGCAAGTTCTTGTAAGAATCAATACCACAAGTTTGACAAATTAGCTTTTTCAGATCAAAGTCCTTCTTATGCGTCATCTGTAAGGCCTTCTTTATCAAGTCACTTAAGATTTTCTCCCACTTTGTTGgtgtatctttgtgttttttaggtTGCTATGGTTTCTGGTGCGCCTCTTGTCTTGCCTCCACGGTGTCAGAAAGATTTGGAGAGAACCGTTGTCTCCCGTTGTTTGACATGTGCTGTTTGAAATATCCATGCTTGCCTTCTCCTGCAGTCCTCTCTCTAAGGGTTGCCATGCGAAACAGATACGGCATCAAGGTATGATGCATGTGAAGCTGCTACTTGATTTCACATGACAAGTTTAATAAAAGTGAAGCAATGTTGAATGTACaactttacatgtgtatgttttctttggttctCTGCAGGGTTCTCTGTGTAAGGACATCATAGCTaccagctgctgtgagtggtGCGCCTGGTGTCAGATGCATCGAGAGTTAAAACATCGCAGGCAAACTCCACTGTCGTCAATATGCAGAATCAAACCATTGTACAAATGCAGCCTCCTGCAGTCATGATGGCTCCTGCATACCAACCCCAAGGTGGTTATGTGTACCAAGGAGTCCCAGCCCAAGATTGTGTGGTGACCCAATCAGAAGTCCACGTGCAGCCATACTGAGCTCTGTGGCTTCTCATTGGCCTGTTGTATCTTATGAAGAAAGTATGATTGAGCTCAGATTTTACTGCTGTTAAGTGAATGTTAATCACTCAAAGCCAAATATGTTATAACTTTGAATTGTGCCCCCCTGGCATCAGAGTGTGCTGAACAAGTTTCAGTTTCTTAATAATTATGACAATAATTGTTCCAGTTCTTGGTGAAGTCCCTTTGGTTCTCAGTTTTTTGCAGCTAACAAGGACACCCAGTCAAGGATTAATGAGGCACATGTAGTTCTTTCACATCTCTATTTCTCCACAAGTAATCTTGGGAGTGTGGTCTACAGTTAAAGAAATAATTAAGTTGTATTCGAATAGGAACAGCGTTCCTATTCAGCAACATCCCACTGCAGTTTATCCAAAAGCCCAACAGAGGGCCCTCTGTAACCACAAATGGCtgccaaaaaaatgtcattagcAAATGAGGATATCAGTCATCTGCAATCCTTGTCTTTGGAAATGTAAAACGCTTTGACATGTTACACCAATACAGAACTCCTACTGAACAAGATTTCTGTGCTAAAATGGTCAAGTTAGAGAAGATAtattcatacatacatattCTGAATGACAGATGTGtggtcttaaagggatagttcagaatTTTTGAAATGTTGTATGAGGTACGTATTTTAGCTgcctaaaaaaagtcccacttAAAAACATAAGCATGAATCAGTTTAAGTATACGCTATGTAAGaatagaatattttcactgctttgctcTACTGTCAGAATGCAATTTCCTGCGGGAAACTGAAGCCCTTacatcactctcttcaaagccagactccattgagaaaaacagaaggCTAATTTAACATTGCTaagaggagctgctggtctaccactgcctcggtCAGCTATTTTGTTTgggttattgtgtgactttggtgttttaaagggttagttctgatttcaccaaagtcacacgaCAACACAAATGAACTagctgattgaggcagtggtagaccagcagctcctgtgttcatcgagctaaaatgactgattttgtcattggagtctggtggctttgacaagagcgtAAGTGGGAATTTGAAGCTGTGGATGGCTTTCCAATATTGCATATACTTCTCCAAAGTGGGGGTGTGCCGACAGACATCTactgaatgcagcagcacgtgtactaacaggaactaagaaacgagatcatatttctcctgttttagcttctctgcactggctccctgtaaaatccagaattgaatttaaaatcctgctgttaacttataaagctctaaatggtcaagctccgtcatatcttagagagctcatagtgccatattatcccaccagaacactgcactccgagaacgcagggttactcgtggtccctaaagtctccaaaagtagatcaggagccagagcctttagctatcaggcttctctcctgtggaatcatcttcctgctacggtctgggaggcagacaccgtctccacatttaagactagacttaagactttcctctttgataaagcttatagttagggctggctcaggcttgcctgtaccagcccctagttaggctgacttaggcctagtctgccggaggaccccctataatacaccgggcaccttctctccttctctgtctctctgtctctctctctctctcgtattctattactgcatcttgctaactcggccattctggatgtcactaactcggcttcttctccggagcctttgtgctccactgtctctcagattaactcatattgcagtggtgcctggatagtgtgatgtgtgtggttgtgctgctgccgtggtcctgccagatgcctcctgctgctgccatcattagtcattagtcatacttctactgttattatacacatatgactattgtcacacttgtatactgccagatattaatacatactttcaacatattgtaccacagtagccagaactataactataatattattactttcaataatgttgttgtaagctactgtcattacctgtctctctctctctctctctgtgtctcattgtgtcgtgtggattactgttaatttgttatgttgatctgttctgtacgacatctattgcacgtctgtctgtcctggaagagggatccctcctcagttgctcttcctgaggtttctaccgttttttttccccgttaaaggggttttttggggagtttttccttatccgctgcgagggtcataaggacagagggatgtcgtatgctgtaaagccctgtgaggcaaattgtgatttgtgatattgggctttataaataaaattgattgattaattgattgattgattgaatgtaATACAGTGACTATGGGTAAGTGCGTCATACAACGCCACTTCAAAAATTCTGAACTATCCTTTAATAAGCACAGCCAGCAGCTTTTTCATGTACATTTAGAGAAATTTACAGTACAATCAATACATTATATACTTACAGTTTCTAAAAGTTTCTCTAAGGTGATGAGCTGTAGTTGGctcagataaaaacacaatgagCCAGTATCAGAACACGATAGTGGAAAAACTGATTCAGTTCTGCAAGGGACCTGTCCGTAGTTTTGTTAGGGCATTTTCAACCACTGTAGTTTAATTACAGTGATGCTTGATAATACAGTTCCAGGTATAGAATTACTTTATTAAGACTTAATTTTTGTAGAGTATCAGGTCAAACGATTTTAGTTTTGGTCTCAAGTTTCcctgtaaaaaagaaagaaagagagaaatccTAATTTTTGTATTCCTATCCTGCACCTTGATAACTTTTTCTGTGGAATTGCAAAAATGTCTCGTAATTTGCTAGtttcagtctgataaatgtcACTCATTCATGAGGATGTGCTTGTTTGTGAAATTACACTGTTTTCCGTAATTCACACCCCTAAAAGTACCATTTAAAGCTTCCTGTCACTGCTGCCGTCTGTTTGTGGGCAAgtttcattcacaaaaatgttCTGCAGAGATTTGTGTGCTGACTTCATTTGGGTGTTGAAGAAGTCCACCCACCTTTAACCTGTGGCCTTAgttactgtatattttatattgtcATAAGTGATATTTTCTGAGCTACTGTTCCAAATTGTTTTAACTTTTTCACTTGTGCACTGAAATAAGAAAAATGGCAATTAAAGTCCTAttctttatgtttgtttgtttgtttgttttttaatttaagagaATACAAGAGGCTGAAGAATGACATGATTTTTGCCATTCAGGACATGCATCTGCATTAACATCACACATCAGGACCAACATTGCCATCAAGTTATTACAAttgaacaaaatcctcagtgACGTTGAACAAAAACCATGTAAGCTACTGCAGGGCTAGtgagctagcttgctaactatgTTGGCTATGCTAATGAGTAAAGTTGCCGATAGACTAGAATATTAGTGAGCTATTTTGCTATCTAGGTAGGCAATGCTAACAAGGATGTTTGCTAATAGGCAAAgataaaataattttgaaagaagcacaggagcagcacactgatgatgtcagagggctgtgattggtttataGCActgtgggatgttgatccaggagcatgtAGCTACTGCTTGGCAAAATCATGTCATGCAGCTCCATTATCTCTTGTTCTAAGCATAACtaaaagcattcatgttttcttaCAGGTGAGTTTAAACGTCTCCATGCACTCTAAACACAGAtacatacaccgatcagccaaaatattaaaacccagtggtgggtgaagtgagtaacattgatcatattgttacagtgcaatgttctgctgggagacctttggtcatggcattcatgtggatgccacttgaagccctccacccacccaaacactgctgTGGAATAAGTAACCCCCCCTCACGGCAACAGCACaccctgatggcagtggccccccagcagaaaaAGGCTCCATGCCActccacaaaaactgctcaggtatggtctgaggaacgtgacaaaaagctcaaggtgtcgacctgacCTACAAATCCTCCACACACTAGTCTGACTGAGCATCTtgggacgtgctggtaccccacctcacaactgaCAGGTCAGCtacctggtgccagacaccacaggaaaCCTTcaagaggtcctgtgtccattccttgacatgtcagagacaTGTCCACTCCAGGGAGGTCCCACCGTGGATCAGGGATACCTatggggtaccagcacatccaATGGATGCTTAATCAgatttggatctggggaatttggaggccaggtcgatgccttTAGCTTTTTGTCACGTTCCACGGGCCATTGTAACCTTACTGTCATGTCCATCTTTTGGCTAGAAATGTATTTCAATTAGATCTAAAAACACAAGTCAACATGAGTCCAATATCGAAAACTTTCACATAGTCAATGAGTCACATAGATAGCATTGTTAAAGAGAGGGTAATGATGTTGTCATTGAGTAGGAGCCACTATATCAAAATGAGATGTCCACTTTCTCCACTGTAACTAATAAATTTGTTCATACATAGATTCAGGGAGAGAGTTAGCTTTTCCATGTTATATATTTCTTTTACAATttcaatccattcctcttttgttgGGGGCTATCTAGTTTGCCATCTTGTTATAGGCCATTCGTTATCCCTAGAGTTAGTTGTGACAAGAAAGAAAGATTAAATAGCTTAGAAAAATCATCATGACAAAGCCTTGT is a window encoding:
- the LOC125895258 gene encoding cornifelin homolog A-like is translated as METRPLIEWNTGLFDCFEDASSCCYGFWCASCLASTVSERFGENRCLPLFDMCCLKYPCLPSPAVLSLRVAMRNRYGIKGSLCKDIIATSCCEWCAWCQMHRELKHRRQTPLSSICRIKPLYKCSLLQS